The genomic window gataggaatctcctctctctcctgatcaGCTCTTCCACTGATGATTTCATCAACATTCAAACAGGAACATCCACTTCAAAGTGTATCTAAGAACCTGACAGTACAGTCAGCAGTTCTCTGTTCTGTCTCCGTCCGTAGGGGGTTCTAAGATcagtaggttgtgtgtgtgtgtgtgtgttagccttgACTAgtctgtgtggagggggtgaccTTCCTGGCGTTGGGCAATGGAGCCCCAGATGTGTTCAGTGCTGTGGCGGCCTTCTCCCATCCACATACCGCTGGGTTGGCGATAGGAGCCCTGTttggtatgcacacacactcaccgcacacacactcaccgcacacacactcaccgcacacacaacaaaagaccaaccgttttttgtttgtttttgcgtTCGATCCAATGACCTCGTTCTCTCCTGTTTCTCCCTCCGTAGGAGCGGGGATCTTCGTAACCACGGTGGTTGCCGGGAGCGTGGCGTTGGTCAAACCGTTCACGGTTGCGTCCCGCCCCTTTTTGCGTGATGTCATCTTCTACCTGGGCGCTGTGTTCTGGACCTTCATCATTCTTTACAGAGGAAATATAGCTCTCGGAGAAACactgggtaaacacacacacacacgctctggaGTCAGAAGTTCACTGCCTGACCATGTCGTATGTATTTATTGTTGCTTTGTAAAtgagatgttgttgttgcactcagggctggactgggacaaaaaaatggCCCTGACATTTTTGCTCAGACTGTCCCACCTGTTTTTGCAAAATGTCAGGTACTGTAGGCTTAGAAACTGAAGCTACAGCACTAAACATGTTGGTTATTTTGAAACACTGggtaaacaacacacacactggagtcaGAAGTTCATTGTAGTAGCTGGACAGAATGAAACTGCTTGACcattgaagaggtctgtccttaaccactgtactttcacagcaattgggtaCTATCTAATACGTCTTCACCATGTAGTATGTATGTATTGTTGCATTGTAAAtgagatgttgttgttgcattGTAGTATTTGAGCTCACCATGCCTGATAGCTGAGCCGTGGTTCCTTACTTTCAGTACAGCAGAAAGCGTACAGTACTGCTGTGAAAATGTGGTCCTCTtttgatgcgtgtgtgtttaggcTACCTGTCCCTGTACGTTGTGTATGTGATCACAGTCATCGTGAGCGCCTACATCTACAACCgacagaaacactcagccacaGCCTCCATCCACACCTCAACGCATGTGTCAGGTGCCCTttgcacacgctcacacacacacacaggtgcacgcacacacacacacaaggatactAATGTTCTTCTCTCTTGACAGAGTTTCAGTCATCAGAGTCAGATGATGAAGTTCCTTCATTAAGCAACCGTGGCATCCAGCATGACTATGGTAAGAATGCATCACTGTGCTGCACTATGTATACTAAACATCACTCCCAGGTTTGTGCTAATCAgaggtgaaatgtgtgtgtgtgtgtcagaagatGAGTACAGACCGCTCCTGCCTTACTCTGAGTCGACGGTTCAGATTTTCCTGAGCTCCATCAACCCTCTGGatcacaggaagtggaggaggaagtccTGGGGCTGGAGGACACTGAAAGTACTCaaggtgtgtattgtgtgggtgtggtttTTCTCTCTGCTAGGGCTTCGTGGTtagtgtgtcttgtgtgtgtaatctgtatgtgtgtgtatgttttttctctctgctAGGGCTTTGTGGTTAGTGTGTCatttgtgtattgtgtgtgtaatctgtatgtgtgtgtgtggtgtttgtaggCCGTGTAGCGGTGTAGCTGTGTTTTTtagctctctctgtgtcctgcatCATCGCCAGTCAGTGTGTCGCCGTGACCTAAGCTGCAGTTCCCTCCTGCGTCCACCAGATGCCACTAgaggtggtgctgctgctgatCATCCCTGTGGTGGACCCTGACAAGGAGGACAGGAACTGGAGGCGGCCTCTGAACTGCCTCCATCTGTTCACCGCCCCGCTCGTCTGCGTGCTCACCTTCCAGTCGGGGCAATGTAAGTCAGCAAGCTTGACGGAGTGTGTTtcatcgtttgtgtgtgtgtgtgttctagtggtataaatgtgtgtttgtctcctctGCAGATGGTACTTATATGATCCAGGGGGACTTTCCTGTCTGGCTGTTGACTCTCCTCCTGGGGTTATTCCTGGCTGCCATCGTGTTCTTCACCACCAGCAATGACACGCCCCCGCCCTTCCACTCA from Osmerus eperlanus chromosome 28, fOsmEpe2.1, whole genome shotgun sequence includes these protein-coding regions:
- the slc8b1 gene encoding mitochondrial sodium/calcium exchanger protein, producing the protein MSRGIMFHGSVDECDMVMNLSAANRCAFVNNTPDCSLEDGFINYLWLAFCLLPPHLTPLTITLCIVWLFFLFLILGLCASKFFCPNLSAISSTLRLTHNVAGVTFLALGNGAPDVFSAVAAFSHPHTAGLAIGALFGAGIFVTTVVAGSVALVKPFTVASRPFLRDVIFYLGAVFWTFIILYRGNIALGETLGYLSLYVVYVITVIVSAYIYNRQKHSATASIHTSTHVSEFQSSESDDEVPSLSNRGIQHDYEDEYRPLLPYSESTVQIFLSSINPLDHRKWRRKSWGWRTLKVLKMPLEVVLLLIIPVVDPDKEDRNWRRPLNCLHLFTAPLVCVLTFQSGQYGTYMIQGDFPVWLLTLLLGLFLAAIVFFTTSNDTPPPFHSVFSLLGFVVSAMVISAAASEVVSLLHMLGVVLSLSNTVLGLTLLAWGNSIGDCFSDITIARQGYPRMAISACFGGIIFNMLFGVGLGCLQHVYTHNKVLQLDPTGLLTWVLAGSLGLSLVLSFVIVPLYRFHLGRFYGIFLLAFYAIFIIVALLTEFGKISVGSA